The Spartinivicinus poritis genome has a window encoding:
- a CDS encoding VOC family protein has translation MQSFFHIAYHVNDLSEAREFYGNTLGCKEGRSTDTWIDFNFFNHQISLHLGTPFTRTLTGIVGEHKVPMPHIGLILELNEWNKLADRLCKKNINFIISPTIRFKGQPGEQYTMFFSDPSGNPIEIKGFRNLNQIFDK, from the coding sequence ATGCAGTCATTTTTTCATATTGCTTATCATGTTAATGATTTATCTGAAGCTAGAGAGTTTTACGGAAATACATTAGGCTGTAAGGAAGGGCGCAGTACTGACACCTGGATTGATTTTAACTTTTTTAATCATCAGATATCCCTACATTTAGGAACACCTTTTACAAGAACATTAACAGGCATAGTGGGAGAACATAAAGTACCCATGCCTCATATTGGGCTCATATTAGAACTAAATGAGTGGAATAAACTTGCTGACCGCCTATGCAAGAAAAACATCAATTTTATTATCTCCCCTACTATTAGATTTAAAGGCCAACCAGGCGAGCAATACACCATGTTTTTTTCTGACCCATCTGGCAACCCTATAGAAATAAAAGGCTTCCGCAACCTAAATCAAATCTTTGATAAATAA
- a CDS encoding MurR/RpiR family transcriptional regulator, producing the protein MNRPINLIERIKTSLDTLNRSERKVADVILKDPHSATRYSIAALAQEAGVSEPTVNRFCRSFDAKGYPDFKLQLAQSLASGTPYVSRNVEQDDTAQEYTDKIFSFSIASLDAARQSIDANEITKAVDYLIQAKQISFFGVGASGPVAMDAQHKFFRFNIPVMAYDDFLMQRMVASVARTGDVIVIISYTGRTRELVEVAKIGREAGATVIGITAPDSYLAEECTLTIGVTTQEDTDVYMPMASRMVHLTVLDVLATGVTLKRGVDFQKHLKAIKDSLKASRMPVKK; encoded by the coding sequence ATGAATCGACCTATAAATTTAATTGAGCGTATTAAAACCAGTTTAGATACGCTAAATCGTTCAGAGCGCAAAGTAGCTGATGTGATTTTGAAAGACCCACATTCTGCTACGCGCTACAGTATCGCTGCCTTAGCTCAAGAAGCAGGTGTAAGTGAGCCTACTGTTAACCGGTTTTGCCGTAGTTTTGATGCGAAAGGCTATCCAGATTTCAAGTTGCAGTTAGCCCAAAGCCTGGCCAGTGGTACCCCTTATGTCAGTCGTAATGTAGAGCAAGATGATACTGCTCAAGAGTACACAGACAAGATTTTTTCTTTCAGTATCGCCAGCTTGGACGCGGCCAGACAAAGTATTGATGCTAATGAAATCACCAAGGCAGTAGACTATCTGATTCAAGCAAAACAAATTAGCTTTTTTGGGGTAGGTGCCTCTGGCCCAGTAGCAATGGATGCCCAGCACAAATTTTTCCGTTTTAATATCCCTGTAATGGCTTATGATGACTTTTTAATGCAAAGAATGGTGGCATCAGTTGCTAGAACGGGCGATGTCATCGTCATTATTTCCTACACTGGTCGTACAAGAGAATTAGTCGAAGTTGCCAAAATAGGCCGCGAAGCTGGCGCTACCGTGATAGGTATTACTGCTCCAGACTCTTATTTAGCAGAAGAGTGCACCCTGACAATTGGAGTAACCACCCAGGAAGATACTGACGTATATATGCCCATGGCATCGCGGATGGTGCATTTAACCGTACTGGATGTATTAGCAACAGGTGTTACTTTGAAGCGTGGGGTAGATTTTCAAAAACACCTGAAGGCAATAAAAGACAGCTTAAAAGCGAGCCGGATGCCGGTAAAGAAGTAA
- the zwf gene encoding glucose-6-phosphate dehydrogenase has translation MNSNQDKVCDLAIFGAQGDLALRKLFPSLFQLDKAGLLDAETRMIGLARDHVDQPGFKENVTEHLKKYIPADELDNEVLQRFCSRLQYIKLDFATEEGYDQLVATRAKVKHRLICYFATPASVYGPICENLSKHQLIDSKTRVVLEKPIGYDLASSCEINDQVAKYFDECQIYRIDHYLGKETVQNLIALRFANNLFGSQWDLNHIDHIEITVAEKVGIEGRWGYFDKAGQLRDMVQNHLLQLLCLIAMDPPSDLSADSIRDEKVKVLKALQPITPELLTTHVVRGQYGAGTIDGKPVPGYLEEENAKSSSSTESFVSLKVMINNWRWANVPFYLRTGKRMPEKLSQIIIHFKQQPHYIFAPEQRSIASNKLIIRLQPDEGISLQVMTKDQGLDKGMRLRAGPLQLSFSDTFHADRIPDAYERLLLELMKGNQYLFVRRDEVEYAWRWCDRIIQGWEDQNTRPQKYPAGSWGPVSSIAMITRDGRSWYEDSA, from the coding sequence ATGAATTCCAATCAAGACAAAGTTTGTGACTTAGCTATATTTGGTGCTCAAGGAGACCTGGCACTCCGAAAGCTATTTCCTTCTCTGTTTCAGCTGGATAAAGCAGGCCTGCTGGATGCAGAAACACGCATGATCGGGCTGGCTCGCGATCATGTCGACCAACCGGGCTTTAAAGAAAATGTTACAGAACACCTGAAAAAATACATTCCAGCAGACGAGCTTGATAACGAAGTACTACAACGTTTTTGTAGTCGGCTTCAATATATCAAGCTGGATTTTGCCACAGAAGAAGGCTATGACCAGCTGGTTGCCACCCGAGCAAAGGTAAAGCATCGCTTGATATGTTATTTTGCCACACCAGCCTCCGTTTATGGCCCCATTTGTGAAAACTTGTCTAAGCACCAGCTAATAGACAGCAAAACTCGTGTAGTACTAGAAAAGCCTATTGGTTACGACCTAGCCTCATCTTGCGAAATTAACGATCAAGTGGCTAAGTATTTTGATGAATGCCAAATCTATCGTATTGACCACTATTTAGGGAAAGAAACTGTTCAAAACCTTATCGCGTTAAGGTTTGCCAATAATTTGTTTGGCTCACAGTGGGATTTAAATCATATCGATCACATTGAAATCACTGTAGCTGAAAAAGTGGGTATTGAAGGCCGCTGGGGGTATTTTGACAAAGCAGGACAACTGCGAGATATGGTCCAAAATCACCTTCTGCAATTACTCTGTTTAATTGCAATGGATCCACCCAGTGACTTATCAGCAGACAGTATCCGTGATGAAAAAGTAAAAGTACTCAAGGCACTACAGCCTATTACACCAGAGCTATTGACGACACATGTAGTACGTGGCCAATACGGCGCTGGTACTATTGACGGCAAACCAGTACCTGGCTATTTAGAAGAAGAGAATGCCAAATCCAGCAGTAGTACTGAGTCGTTTGTTTCACTAAAAGTAATGATCAACAACTGGCGTTGGGCCAATGTCCCCTTTTACCTTAGAACAGGTAAACGGATGCCTGAAAAACTGTCGCAAATCATTATCCACTTTAAACAACAACCTCATTATATTTTTGCACCCGAGCAGCGGAGCATTGCCAGCAATAAATTAATTATCCGCCTCCAGCCTGACGAAGGTATTTCACTACAGGTGATGACTAAAGACCAAGGCTTGGATAAAGGTATGCGGTTAAGAGCTGGGCCTTTACAATTAAGTTTTTCCGACACATTCCACGCCGATCGAATCCCTGATGCTTATGAGCGTCTGCTGTTAGAGCTGATGAAAGGCAATCAATATCTGTTTGTCCGGCGTGATGAAGTGGAATACGCCTGGCGTTGGTGTGATCGAATTATTCAGGGCTGGGAAGACCAAAATACCCGCCCACAAAAATATCCTGCAGGCTCCTGGGGGCCGGTTTCTTCAATTGCAATGATTACTCGAGACGGGAGATCCTGGTATGAAGACTCAGCTTAA
- the pgl gene encoding 6-phosphogluconolactonase, whose translation MKTQLNQLEALLNNKLANFDNADQLTTALATDITKQLTKAIAEKGHATLILSGGRTPIPLFKQLANTDIEWEKVYITLADERWVNPDDEASNERLIRQHLLQQHAAKASFTGLKNHHDLATAGETECNNLLGKLPYPFDVVVLGMGNDGHTASLFPESTRLAEGLDPNNPNHCLAITPMHAPHERMSLTFASLKQAKQIILHLCGTDKLNTLQTACEDGPIEDMPIRAFLRSQLPLTVYWSP comes from the coding sequence ATGAAGACTCAGCTTAATCAGCTAGAAGCGTTGTTAAATAACAAACTGGCTAATTTTGATAATGCTGATCAGCTAACAACTGCCCTAGCCACGGATATTACCAAACAACTAACTAAAGCTATTGCAGAAAAAGGGCATGCCACTCTGATTTTATCTGGAGGACGCACCCCTATTCCATTATTTAAGCAATTGGCCAATACGGACATTGAATGGGAAAAAGTTTATATCACGCTAGCCGACGAGCGTTGGGTAAATCCTGATGATGAAGCGAGCAATGAACGATTAATCCGCCAACACCTATTACAACAGCATGCCGCTAAAGCTAGTTTTACCGGTTTAAAAAATCACCATGATTTAGCTACAGCAGGCGAAACTGAATGTAACAATCTATTAGGCAAATTACCTTACCCATTTGATGTGGTAGTGCTGGGAATGGGCAATGACGGGCATACCGCTTCTTTATTTCCAGAATCTACACGCCTGGCAGAGGGGTTAGATCCCAATAACCCTAACCACTGCCTTGCTATCACCCCAATGCACGCTCCCCATGAGCGAATGAGTTTAACCTTTGCCTCATTAAAACAAGCCAAACAGATTATTTTACATCTTTGCGGAACAGATAAATTAAATACCTTACAAACTGCCTGTGAGGATGGACCCATAGAAGACATGCCAATCAGAGCATTTCTCCGCAGCCAGTTGCCATTGACAGTCTATTGGAGTCCATAG
- a CDS encoding bifunctional 4-hydroxy-2-oxoglutarate aldolase/2-dehydro-3-deoxy-phosphogluconate aldolase, translating to MTTQLPTSITSQIDHICSQSLIMPVITINSAEQALPLAEALLAGGINVLEITLRSEYGLTAIAELRKKLPEAWIGAGTVTNRELLKQAQEAGAQFIVTPGSTDDLLAAGVTANIPLLPGIATGSELMMGLEKGYQRFKFFPAAINGGTAALKAFSGPFGQVKFCPTGGINLDNAAEYLALNNVICIGGSWVVSKDAIENSDWKKITTITKESIEQLA from the coding sequence ATGACAACACAACTGCCAACGTCTATCACCAGCCAAATTGACCACATTTGTAGTCAGTCTCTGATAATGCCTGTTATTACAATTAATTCTGCTGAACAGGCATTACCTTTAGCAGAGGCATTATTAGCAGGCGGTATCAATGTATTAGAAATCACCTTACGTTCTGAATATGGCTTAACTGCCATTGCTGAGCTAAGAAAAAAACTACCAGAAGCCTGGATTGGAGCAGGCACAGTCACCAATCGCGAGCTATTAAAACAAGCGCAAGAGGCAGGCGCACAATTTATAGTAACGCCAGGCAGCACTGATGATTTATTAGCAGCCGGCGTAACAGCTAATATCCCACTATTACCAGGTATTGCTACTGGCTCCGAATTAATGATGGGGCTGGAAAAAGGCTATCAACGGTTCAAATTCTTCCCTGCCGCCATAAACGGAGGAACAGCAGCACTAAAAGCATTTTCAGGCCCATTTGGCCAGGTAAAATTCTGCCCAACCGGCGGAATCAATTTAGACAATGCCGCTGAGTACTTAGCCTTAAATAATGTGATCTGTATAGGCGGTAGCTGGGTAGTATCTAAAGACGCCATCGAAAATAGCGATTGGAAAAAAATCACTACTATAACCAAAGAAAGTATTGAGCAGTTGGCTTAA
- a CDS encoding GspE/PulE family protein: MPGHNTTNLSVQPLPEPIKSSSLLLKRLEAASTPVSYRLDILLIVFGFLSQEARHENIKYLNKLNADSDIGHYLISKNIITEREFQRVLAYKLGMPFVSLIDLEFDLNIINLLPEEVARDHTVLPVLDLGEKLVIAMTLPLKSQTIKYLSFLTNFVIEPVIAERKDIEFAIARLYGTSSELEALEEFKSNYHEGNKLTSKDNLLLGQKKPIVKLVHNMILDAIGSKASDIHLRPCENGIDLLFRIDGSLIKIRTFTKGLLAPIISRLKVMSGMDLAAHHLPQDGQAYLKKGDRQIDLRFSVIPTIYGESAVIRILDAKYGMKNLSGIGFSEKDLTLFTNLLHRSNGIILVTGPTGSGKSTTLYAALQEIKMRNVNVVTVEDPVEYHIDGLVQIQVNHSIGYTFSRALRHILRHDPDVLMVGEIRDLETAQMAIECSLTGHIVLSTLHTNSAATTIARLLEIGIDPYLVNTSLLGVLAQRLVRCNCKHCLVEEKVRAGVHSSLGLKDEETFYRGKGCDHCRNTGYSGRHAVYELLIMSNEIRQATINGSGAELIKNAAIKEGMTPLTQQALSLARNKLTSLEEVYRTILD, translated from the coding sequence ATGCCTGGCCATAATACCACTAACTTAAGTGTTCAACCTCTTCCCGAACCTATCAAGTCTTCCAGCCTTTTACTTAAAAGGCTGGAAGCTGCGAGTACTCCGGTATCTTATCGCCTGGATATTTTACTTATTGTATTCGGTTTTCTGTCACAAGAAGCAAGACATGAAAATATTAAATATTTAAATAAACTGAACGCTGACTCAGACATTGGCCACTACTTAATAAGTAAAAATATTATAACAGAAAGAGAGTTTCAGCGTGTTTTAGCTTATAAATTAGGTATGCCTTTTGTGTCACTTATAGATTTAGAATTTGACCTAAATATTATAAATCTTTTACCTGAAGAAGTCGCTAGAGACCATACTGTATTGCCAGTATTAGATCTTGGAGAAAAACTAGTCATAGCAATGACGTTGCCACTAAAAAGCCAAACTATAAAATATTTAAGTTTTTTAACCAATTTTGTTATTGAGCCTGTAATTGCAGAGAGAAAAGATATTGAGTTCGCAATAGCAAGACTATACGGGACCAGTAGTGAACTTGAAGCATTAGAAGAGTTTAAAAGCAACTACCATGAAGGAAACAAGCTAACTAGCAAAGACAACCTATTACTTGGCCAAAAAAAGCCTATTGTAAAACTTGTTCATAATATGATTCTTGATGCTATTGGTAGCAAGGCCTCCGACATACATTTGAGACCTTGTGAAAACGGGATAGATTTATTATTTAGAATTGATGGTAGCTTAATTAAAATACGAACATTTACTAAAGGGCTACTAGCCCCCATCATAAGCAGGTTAAAAGTCATGTCAGGAATGGACCTTGCTGCACACCATTTACCACAGGATGGACAGGCTTATTTAAAAAAAGGTGATCGGCAAATTGACTTACGGTTTTCAGTTATACCTACTATTTATGGAGAAAGCGCAGTTATAAGAATTCTTGATGCAAAGTATGGCATGAAGAATTTATCTGGTATTGGTTTCTCAGAAAAAGACTTAACCTTATTTACTAATTTATTACACCGATCAAATGGTATTATTCTAGTGACAGGACCTACTGGCTCCGGAAAATCAACAACCCTTTATGCCGCTTTACAAGAAATAAAAATGCGTAATGTTAATGTTGTTACCGTAGAAGATCCGGTTGAATATCATATTGACGGTCTTGTACAAATACAAGTCAACCACTCGATTGGCTACACTTTTTCAAGGGCATTAAGGCATATTCTAAGACATGACCCTGATGTGCTTATGGTAGGTGAGATAAGAGATTTAGAGACAGCACAAATGGCTATTGAATGTAGCCTTACAGGACATATAGTACTCTCTACGTTACATACTAATAGTGCAGCAACAACTATAGCACGTTTACTAGAAATTGGTATTGATCCTTATCTTGTAAATACTTCCTTGTTAGGTGTTTTAGCCCAGCGGCTTGTTCGTTGTAACTGTAAACATTGCTTAGTGGAAGAAAAAGTAAGGGCTGGTGTTCACTCTTCTCTGGGTTTGAAAGATGAAGAAACTTTTTATCGAGGTAAAGGTTGCGACCACTGCCGTAACACAGGTTATTCAGGCCGGCATGCCGTTTATGAGTTACTGATTATGAGCAATGAAATTCGTCAAGCAACTATTAATGGTAGTGGTGCTGAGCTTATTAAAAATGCAGCTATAAAAGAAGGTATGACACCGCTCACACAACAAGCACTTAGCTTGGCTCGTAATAAACTAACATCGTTAGAAGAAGTATATCGAACCATTTTAGATTAA
- the rtcR gene encoding RNA repair transcriptional activator RtcR: MTSEKTNKTKVAIGLLGTTKDRRGKGTKRWSSWRPTVSIFQQKDLKLDRLELLHQPRDKNLATKVCEDVQEVSNHTAYNLHSVRFIDPWDFEEVYSVLLEFCQSYPFKPEKEDYYLHITTGTHVAQICWFLLCEANYIPARLLQSSPGVKDEEGNAIGTYSVIDLDLSKYDALAQRFQKEALDDQSFLKSGIQTKNKAFNQMIEQIEKVAVRSTAPMLITGPTGAGKSMLAKRIYQLKQQKGLVAGDFIAVNCATLKGDNAMSALFGHIKGAFTGAQNKRDGLLLAANQGLLFLDEIGELGLDEQAMLLHAIEEKTFYPLGSDKPVQSDFQQIAGTNKDLYQAVEEGVFRDDLLARINLWTYQLPGLAQRKEDIEPNLNYELQEHERKTAHKASFNQQAKQQYLAFATSSQASWRGNFRDLNASVQRMLTLAEGGRINEIIVSEEVERLSKHWQTDQPKVNHFGVDLAHYFSEEQLASIDLFDQLQLQQVISICQQQSSLSAAGRELFNYSRTQKASNNDSHRLRIYLSKFGLSFNQVRS; the protein is encoded by the coding sequence GTGACGAGTGAAAAAACAAACAAAACTAAGGTTGCCATTGGTTTGCTGGGTACGACTAAGGATCGTCGAGGTAAAGGGACTAAGCGTTGGAGTAGCTGGCGGCCAACCGTTAGTATTTTTCAGCAAAAGGATCTTAAGCTAGATCGTTTAGAGTTGCTGCATCAACCAAGGGATAAAAACTTGGCAACTAAGGTGTGTGAAGATGTGCAGGAGGTGTCTAATCATACAGCTTACAATTTGCATTCAGTTCGCTTTATCGACCCTTGGGATTTTGAAGAAGTTTATAGTGTGCTATTGGAGTTCTGTCAGTCTTACCCGTTTAAGCCTGAAAAGGAAGACTACTATTTGCACATCACCACTGGGACCCATGTAGCGCAGATTTGTTGGTTTTTATTGTGTGAAGCTAACTATATACCTGCCCGTTTATTGCAGTCTTCTCCAGGAGTAAAAGACGAAGAAGGTAATGCGATTGGTACTTACTCCGTTATTGATCTGGATTTATCTAAATATGATGCCTTAGCGCAGCGTTTTCAAAAAGAAGCTTTAGATGACCAGTCTTTCTTAAAAAGTGGCATTCAAACTAAAAATAAAGCGTTTAACCAAATGATCGAGCAGATCGAGAAAGTCGCTGTTCGGAGTACGGCACCCATGTTAATTACTGGGCCAACTGGAGCAGGTAAATCAATGCTGGCAAAACGAATTTATCAGCTAAAACAACAAAAAGGCTTGGTTGCTGGTGATTTTATTGCAGTTAACTGTGCAACCTTAAAAGGTGATAATGCTATGTCAGCATTATTTGGTCATATTAAAGGGGCATTTACTGGAGCTCAAAATAAGCGGGATGGTTTATTATTAGCAGCAAACCAAGGGTTGTTATTTCTTGATGAAATTGGTGAGCTTGGGCTAGATGAACAAGCTATGCTACTACATGCTATTGAGGAAAAAACATTCTACCCATTAGGTAGTGATAAGCCTGTCCAAAGTGATTTTCAACAAATAGCTGGCACCAATAAAGATCTATATCAGGCAGTTGAAGAAGGGGTATTTCGTGATGACTTATTAGCTCGTATCAACTTATGGACTTATCAGCTGCCTGGTTTAGCTCAACGAAAAGAAGATATTGAGCCAAACTTGAATTATGAGCTACAGGAGCATGAGCGAAAAACAGCCCATAAAGCCAGTTTTAATCAACAGGCAAAGCAGCAATACCTAGCTTTTGCTACATCTTCACAGGCCAGTTGGCGAGGCAATTTTCGTGACTTAAATGCCAGCGTACAAAGGATGTTAACGTTAGCAGAAGGAGGACGAATTAATGAAATCATTGTCAGTGAAGAAGTAGAACGGTTATCCAAGCACTGGCAAACCGATCAGCCCAAAGTTAATCATTTTGGTGTAGACTTAGCACATTATTTTAGTGAAGAACAATTAGCTTCAATTGATTTGTTTGATCAGTTACAACTACAGCAGGTGATTTCTATTTGCCAGCAGCAATCGTCGTTATCGGCGGCAGGAAGGGAATTGTTTAATTATTCTCGAACGCAAAAAGCATCTAATAATGATAGTCATCGTTTACGGATTTATTTGTCTAAGTTTGGTTTGAGCTTTAATCAGGTTAGATCATAG
- a CDS encoding slipin family protein has protein sequence MFKKIVVGQNERLIVVKDKRLSKVLSTGVHYLPIWQYDDVELVSTESVRFTHDSLEQWLKEPVFLQYFDKLELGRFEVGLVYKHGQLWQLLNPATTHYLWKNSDDIEVRTINTENSYYLEDDLLWQLTNKEQFVINANTSNVTTHKVNAGFVALIYVDSQLIDLQGEGEFGVWQYQRKIEVVMMDTRKGLKLDYILQENWLEIPAVAEQIALFKTEPQQVGLLYEVQHGQRRFNQLLPPNTEIAVWQQNKVWELDLVDINNDFRVTKPLLDSLRQYLSGQWLTTSIDQQHIGLLLQDGQLVSTLNTGLHAYWPFGRQLEIKQFDLRWQTVEVSGQEILTKDRVSVRVNLNANYRILDAVTTFESVNNVNEFIYRTLQLALREAIGTRNLDDLLMDKEHVNQLLLKQSAEHLSSIGIELGQLGIKDIILPGEMKEILNQVVNAQKSAEANSIKRREETAATRSLQNTAKVMEGNPTLLRLKELESLEKVAEKIDQLNVYGGLEQVMNGLVKLK, from the coding sequence GTGTTTAAGAAAATAGTTGTCGGGCAAAATGAGCGACTAATTGTTGTTAAAGATAAAAGATTAAGTAAAGTTCTATCGACAGGAGTACATTATCTGCCTATTTGGCAATATGATGATGTAGAATTGGTTAGTACTGAGTCAGTACGCTTCACTCATGACAGCCTAGAACAGTGGCTAAAAGAGCCTGTATTTTTACAATATTTTGATAAACTAGAGTTAGGCCGATTTGAAGTTGGGTTAGTTTATAAACATGGTCAGCTTTGGCAGTTATTAAACCCGGCGACTACCCACTATTTGTGGAAAAATAGTGATGATATTGAGGTGCGTACCATCAATACCGAAAATAGTTATTATCTTGAAGATGATCTATTATGGCAATTAACAAACAAAGAGCAGTTTGTTATTAATGCTAATACCAGTAATGTTACTACCCATAAAGTTAATGCAGGATTCGTTGCTTTAATCTATGTGGACAGCCAACTTATCGATTTGCAAGGTGAAGGTGAGTTTGGAGTATGGCAGTATCAGCGCAAAATTGAAGTAGTCATGATGGATACCCGCAAAGGGTTAAAACTTGATTATATATTGCAGGAAAACTGGTTAGAAATTCCTGCTGTTGCAGAACAAATTGCGCTATTTAAAACTGAACCACAGCAAGTTGGGCTACTGTATGAAGTACAGCATGGCCAGCGTCGTTTTAATCAATTACTGCCACCAAATACTGAAATTGCTGTATGGCAACAGAATAAAGTGTGGGAGCTTGATCTGGTTGATATCAACAACGACTTTCGGGTAACCAAACCATTGCTAGATAGCTTACGTCAGTATTTAAGTGGCCAGTGGTTAACAACCTCTATCGACCAACAGCATATCGGTTTGCTACTGCAAGATGGTCAATTGGTTAGCACCCTGAATACTGGGCTACACGCTTATTGGCCTTTTGGTCGCCAACTGGAAATAAAACAGTTTGATTTACGCTGGCAAACAGTGGAAGTCAGTGGACAAGAAATATTAACCAAAGATCGGGTTAGTGTGCGGGTCAACCTAAACGCCAACTATCGTATTTTAGATGCGGTAACGACTTTTGAAAGCGTTAACAATGTTAATGAGTTTATTTACCGTACGTTACAGCTAGCATTACGAGAAGCCATAGGTACACGAAACTTAGATGATTTGTTAATGGATAAAGAGCATGTAAATCAGCTATTGCTAAAGCAATCAGCGGAGCATTTATCATCTATTGGGATAGAGCTTGGTCAACTGGGAATAAAAGACATTATTTTACCTGGTGAGATGAAGGAAATTCTTAACCAGGTGGTTAATGCCCAAAAATCAGCAGAAGCTAACAGCATCAAGCGTCGGGAAGAAACAGCTGCTACTCGTAGCCTGCAAAACACCGCCAAAGTTATGGAAGGCAACCCAACTTTGCTGCGCTTGAAAGAACTGGAGTCATTGGAGAAAGTAGCAGAAAAAATTGACCAATTAAATGTATATGGAGGATTAGAACAAGTAATGAATGGCTTAGTTAAGCTAAAGTAA
- a CDS encoding glycoside hydrolase translates to MNHYHQRKVIEMLNHAFTKVLPVSSDPDKRDFIDQQYLVAKKRKKIVKARLGVFLKPVVNWGQGLSKPVIEDFQTAKLNKLLLLTPSWTSAFYHPEAVIAAKQAGYLISTYDSYNTAIPMGVNDNWLTAQIPSQLRENCGIVKKDGYKKMGYKGKGVYTNPSCMQTYYQQRTAKIMHYGGFNSLFLDADATGMLYEDYHSKRLHSQSTMAKGFNYRLQWFVDQYQLPLGSEDGNAINTSSIVFAHGIQTTGFGWRDPDMRKNKQSPYYLGTWWPNDEPQVFFKPAQVKMLYKNLLFAPEYKLPLYQAVFHDAVINGYHWGADSLKFSDVKVVRDLTAMLYNTPPMLHISRNSLRKRLPALKHYAKGFQIAHEKLWDKALVKFLDLTKSRQVQQTTFSDGSTITANFSSKDYLLNKKVVKPNTVMIHFSDGTVFNWESN, encoded by the coding sequence ATGAATCACTATCACCAGCGTAAAGTGATTGAAATGCTTAATCATGCGTTCACAAAAGTATTACCAGTCTCTTCTGATCCGGATAAAAGAGATTTTATTGATCAGCAGTACCTGGTAGCAAAAAAAAGAAAAAAAATAGTGAAAGCAAGATTGGGAGTTTTTTTAAAGCCAGTAGTCAATTGGGGACAGGGATTATCCAAACCTGTCATAGAGGATTTTCAAACAGCCAAATTGAATAAATTATTATTACTGACACCCAGTTGGACCTCAGCTTTTTATCATCCAGAGGCTGTCATAGCGGCAAAACAGGCTGGCTACTTAATAAGCACCTATGATTCGTATAATACAGCAATACCGATGGGGGTAAATGATAATTGGCTGACTGCTCAGATACCTAGCCAGTTACGGGAAAACTGTGGCATTGTTAAGAAAGATGGATATAAAAAAATGGGCTATAAAGGAAAAGGAGTATATACCAATCCAAGTTGTATGCAAACTTACTATCAGCAACGTACTGCTAAAATCATGCACTATGGTGGTTTTAATAGTTTATTTTTGGACGCTGATGCCACTGGAATGCTTTATGAGGATTACCATTCTAAACGTTTACACTCCCAGTCTACCATGGCAAAAGGATTTAATTATCGCTTGCAGTGGTTTGTGGATCAATATCAACTACCATTAGGCTCTGAAGATGGTAATGCAATTAATACGTCGTCAATAGTATTTGCTCATGGAATTCAAACTACAGGTTTTGGTTGGCGTGATCCAGACATGCGTAAAAATAAACAATCACCATATTATCTTGGTACTTGGTGGCCAAATGACGAGCCGCAGGTTTTCTTTAAGCCAGCTCAAGTCAAAATGCTTTATAAAAATTTATTGTTTGCGCCCGAGTATAAACTGCCGTTATATCAGGCCGTGTTTCATGATGCTGTTATTAATGGCTACCATTGGGGGGCAGACAGTTTAAAATTTTCCGATGTGAAAGTGGTACGTGATTTAACCGCGATGTTATATAACACACCGCCAATGTTGCATATTAGTCGTAATAGCTTACGAAAGCGGTTGCCTGCTTTAAAACACTATGCGAAAGGATTTCAGATAGCTCATGAAAAACTTTGGGATAAGGCTTTAGTGAAATTTCTTGACTTAACTAAAAGTCGACAAGTACAACAAACAACCTTTAGTGATGGCTCCACGATTACCGCCAATTTTAGCAGTAAAGATTATTTATTAAACAAAAAAGTAGTGAAGCCTAATACAGTGATGATTCATTTTAGTGACGGCACAGTATTCAATTGGGAAAGTAATTAA